Proteins co-encoded in one Perca flavescens isolate YP-PL-M2 chromosome 11, PFLA_1.0, whole genome shotgun sequence genomic window:
- the fmnl2a gene encoding formin-like protein 2 isoform X4, giving the protein MGNAGSMDQHTDFRGHNMPLKLPMPEPGELEERFATVLNSMNLPPDKARLLRQYDNEKKWELICDQERFQVKNPPHTYLQKLRSYLDPAVTRKKFRRRVQESTQVLRELEISLRTNHIGWVREFLNEENKGLDVLVEYLSFAQYAVTFDGDCAENNPEAAMDKSKPWSHSIEDLHGGSTLPSSIAGNGITRASRHSTIRCNTLPSRRTLKNSRLVCKKDDVHVCIMCLRAIMNYQYGFNMVMSHPHAVNEIALSLNNKNPRTKALVLELLAAVCLVRGGHEIILSAFDNFKEVCIETQRFERLMEYFKNEDNNIDFMVACMQFINIVVHSVEDMNFRVHLQYDFTKLCLDDYLDKLKHTESDKLQVQIQAYLDNVFDVGALLEDAETKNAALERVEELEENMSHMTEKLQDTENEAMSKIVELEKQLMQRNKELESIREVYKDTSSQVHSLRQMLKEKDEAIQRQSNLEKKIHELEKQGTIKIHKKGDGDISILPSPPSGVEGLLGAVLGANGAANHVGVAAGTLAPPPPPPLPVNGTLSNGPSAVIPAAAPPPPPPPPPPPPPPPGPASQISAPLPPPPPPVAPPLPGCGTPTVIMNSGLAAVKIKKPIKTKFRMPVFNWVALKPNQINGTVFNEIDDERILEDLNVDEFEEMFKTKAQGPAIDLTMNKQKVIQKGPNKVALLDSNRAKNLAITLRKVGKTPEEICKAIQIFDLRTLPVDFVECLMRFQPTENEIKIMRQYEKERKPLENLPDEDRFMMQFSKIERLMQKMTIMAFIGNFCESVQMLTPQIHAVIAASVSIKSSQKLKKILEIILALGNYMNSSKRGAVYGFKLQSLDLLLDTKSTDRKMTLLHYIANVVKEKYSQVSLFYNELHYVEKAAAVSLENVLLDVRELQRGMELTKREYSMHGHNTMLKDFITHNENKLKKLQDDAKIAQDAFDEAVKFFGENSKTTPPSVFFPVFVRFVRAYRQAEEDNEQKKRAEQILMEKLLEQEAMMEEDQKSPHKNKRQQQELIQELRKKQVKDSRHVYEGKDGAIEDIITVLKTVPFTARTAKRGSRFFCEPALNDEYHY; this is encoded by the exons AAATTCAGACGGAGAGTTCAGGAGTCCACCCAAGTCCTGAGAGAACTGGAAATTTCGTTACGTACCAATCATATAGG GTGGGTGAGAGAATTCTTAAATGAAGAGAACAAAGGCCTGGATGTGCTGGTGGAGTATCTTTCTTTTGCACAGTATGCCGTCAC GTTTGATGGAGACTGTGCAGAGAACAACCCAGAGGCTGCTATGGATAAGTCTAAGCCCTGGAGCCACTCTATAGAAGACCTCCATGGAGGAAGCACCCTGCCGTCTTCCATCGCTGGAAACGGCATCACACGTGCTAGCCGACATTCCACGATACG CTGCAACACCCTTCCGAGCCGGAGAACTCTGAAAAACTCCAGACTGGTTTGCAAGAAAGACGATGTCCATGTCTGCATCATGTGCCTGCGTGCTATCATGAACTACCAG TATGGCTTCAACATGGTCATGTCACACCCACATGCTGTGAATGAAATTGCACTAAGTCTCAACAATAAAAACCCAag AACTAAAGCTCTGGTCTTGGAGCTCCTGGCGGCAGTTTGTCTCGTGAGAGGAGGCCATGAAATTATTCTCTCTGCATTCGACAACTTTAAGGAG GTGTGCATTGAGACGCAGCGATTTGAGAGGCTAATGGAGTATTTCAAGAACGAGGACAACAACATCGACTTCATG GTGGCCTGTATGCAGTTCATCAACATAGTCGTGCACTCAGTGGAGGACATGAACTTCAGAGTTCACCTACAGTATGACTTCACCAAGCTGTGTCTGGACGACTACTTAGAC AAACTAAAGCATACAGAGAGCGATAAGCTGCAGGTTCAGATCCAGGCCTACTTGGATAATGTGTTTGACGTGGGAGCCCTTCTGGAGGATGCTGAGACCAAAAATGCTGCCCTGGAGCGcgtggaggagctggaggagaacATGTCACAT ATGACAGAGAAGCTGCAGGACACTGAGAACGAGGCCATGTCCAAGATCGTGGAGCTGGAAAAGCAGCTGATGCAAAGGAACAAGGAGCTTGAATCGATCAGG GAAGTCTACAAAGACACCAGCTCGCAGGTCCACTCACTGCGGCAGATGTTGAAGGAGAAGGACGAGGCCATCCAGCGACAGAGTAACCTGGAGAAGAAGATCCACGAACTTGAAAAACAGGGCACCATCAAGATCCACAAGAAGGGAGATGGAGACATCTCCATCCTGCCCTCACCACCCTCCGGTGTGGAGGGCTTGCTGGGTGCTGTGTTGGGAGCAAACGGCGCAGCAAATCATGTGGGAGTGGCAGCCGGCACGCTGgctccaccacctcctcctccactgcCAGTGAACGGCACAT tGTCAAACGGACCATCAGCAGTCATTCCTGCAGCAGCTCCCCCACCTCCACCGCCTCCCCCTCCACCTCCGCCTCCTCCCCCAGGGCCAGCCTCACAGATCTCagcacctctgccccctccgCCTCCTCCTGTAGCGCCCCCACTGCCCGGCTGTGGGACGCCTACGGTCATCATGAACTCTGGGTTAGCAG CTGTTAAGATCAAGAAACCCATCAAGACAAAGTTCCGTATGCCCGTCTTCAACTGGGTAGCCCTGAAACCAAACCAGATCAACGGGACTGTCTTCAATGAGATTGATGACGAGAGGATACTTGAG GACCTGAACGTGGACGAGTTTGAGGAGATGTTTAAGACTAAAGCCCAGGGCCCGGCTATTGACCTCACCATGAACAAGCAGAAGGTCATCCAGAAGGGGCCCAACAAGGTGGCGCTACTGGACTCCAACAGAGCAAAGAACCTGGCCATCACACTGAGGAAAGTGGGCAAGACCCCTGAGGAGATCTGCAAGGCCATTCAGAT CTTTGACCTGCGAACTCTGCCGGTCGACTTCGTGGAGTGTCTGATGCGCTTCCAGCCCACCGAGAATGAGATTAAAATCATGCGGCAGTATGAGAAGGAGCGCAAGCCGCTGGAGAACCTGCCGGACGAGGACCGCTTTATGATGCAGTTTAGTAAAATCGAGCGGCTCATGCAAAAGATGACCATCATGGCCTTCATCGGCAACTTCTGTGAGAGCGTGCAGATGCTCACACCG CAAATTCACGCAGTCATCGCAGCATCTGTGTCCATCAAGTCCTCACAGAAACTAAAGAAAATTCTAGAG ATCATCTTGGCACTCGGAAACTACATGAACAGCAGCAAAAGAGGAGCTGTGTACGGATTCAAGCTGCAAAGTTTAGACTTG CTACTGGATACCAAGTCGACAGACCGTAAGATGACGTTGTTACACTACATAGCCAATGTGGTAAAGGAGAAATACTCACAAGTTTCTCTCTTCTACAACGAGCTGCACTACGTGGAGAAAGCTGCAGCAG TGTCGTTGGAGAACGTCCTGCTGGATGTTAGGGAGCTGCAGAGAGGCATGGAGCTGACCAAAAGAGAGTACAGCATGCACGGCCACAACACCATGCTCAAAGACTTCATCACACACAATGAGAACAAGCTGAAGAAGCTGCAGGATGATGCCAAGATTGCACAG GATGCCTTTGACGAGGCAGTGAAGTTCTTCGGGGAGAACTCTAAAACCACGCCGCCCTCCGTCTTCTTCCCTGTGTTTGTGCGATTTGTTAGGGCTTACAGG CAAGCAGAAGAGGACAACGAGCAGAAAAAGAGAGCAGAGCAGATTTTGATGGAGAAACTTCTAGAACAGGAGGCCATGATGGAGGAAGACCAGAAG TCTCCTCATAAGAACAAACGGCAGCAGCAAGAGCTGATCCAGGAGCTCAGGAAGAAACAGGTGAAAGACAGTCGCCACGTCTACGAAGGCAAAGATGGAGCGATTGAGGACATCATCACGG TGCTGAAGACAGTGCCCTTTACCGCCCGCACAGCCAAGCGAGGCTCTCGGTTCTTCTGCGAGCCCGCCCTCAATGACGAGTACCATTACTAA